Part of the Solanum pennellii chromosome 10, SPENNV200 genome is shown below.
GCCACTAGTTCAATGAACTTAATTATCACTTCACCACAACAACTTTCAATACCAGATAGTTTCAACATGTCTTTAGCCATATAGTCACGAAGAATATTGCGCCAACACGATAGTGGGGCGTTGTCCAACGCCCCAGGTTCATGTTGGCGCAATTCACATAGTAGTAAGAGCATTAAAACCACATCAACATCCCGAAGACTCATAGTGATAGTTGATGATGATGGTAGTAGAATCGTGTTTTTCTCCATGGAGTAGGCTAAAATTGCGAGTTTAGACAAGAGGTAGCGCGCGATGAGGAGGGATTTACGGTGGAGGGAGAGGGAGTTGAGGTGGTTGAGAGTGAGGGAGAAGAGGATGGGGGAAGAGAGGAGGGAGAAAATACGGTGGCGATTGTGGTGGTAGAGGGAGGAGAAGTGGTGGGTGAATTTTGTGAGTTGAAGAGGGGTTAAGGTAGAAAGAACTTCCATGACTATGGCTTCTAAGGATTTTTGATGTTCTATCATTTTTATGGGATCATGTGCATTATTGGTGGtaaaataaattgagtttttgGTGAAAGTGTGGGGTTTATATAtagggtgtgtgtgtgtgtttgacTAAATCATGCATGACATTGTATTATTACATAGTGATTGGCATGCATATCCTAGCCACtcaataagtaccctctccgtttcaatttatatgacttaatttaactaattagtacgaaatttaaaaaagaattgaaatttataatctaaaataaatcatagaCGTTTGTATAGCTATACTCATTTaggaaaaataaacattttaaaattaaagaaaatatttggggACTTTCTATaggttttcaaataaattattgaacatttttggtctttttaatttattaaaaaagtgAACACTTTTAAGTTTtcattagatatatatatatgctaacAAATATTGTTTTCTTATTAACAGAAATACTAAAAAAGTATTATCAAATCTTTAATACAGATAGAAAACAAATTGcattagacaaaaaaaaaaatcactataAGAAAAGTTGTATAACAAAATTATGGCCACATGTAAAAGTGACATGAGAGGAGGAAAAACAAGGCAACTGTAGTTCAAGACTATACAATGGTACAATTGAGAATGAATTTAATCaagttatataaattgaaattgtgtaaaaagattaaatttaacaattaaatttgaatcacGCATTGTAATATCTATTTGAGGAGTGATAATCCAAACATATTTTTCTCCATATCTGAAATtcaaatctaaattttttgattAAGAATCAAATAATCACGAATGATTTTATCTGTTActataaaaattaccgataattATATGTGTGGGGGACAATATAATGTGTTAGTGGGACATATAGGGACGTGAGGTTGGTTGAGTAGGAGAGAATGGAGTGGCTAGGAATATAATGTCCACAAGCTAGTGTCTTGTTTAAACAACTTTAGCAATATGATCCTTtattatcaagaaaatatcacatttttgataaaagaaataaattaatatcatGCTATATGAACTATTACTTTTAAGGTCCATAttaacaaatttataatttatttcatgtATTATATGTAATATTTCAATGAGCATACCTAGTTGACGAAATTTTCAACTCTGGTAAAAATTGATTTCTTTCTAAATATaacttgaattttatttcagtgaaaataattacaagacaaataaatttttaattttcacaaTATTCTAGAATTAAGAcacacataaataaataaaaattaaaaaaattcacttttacACTAATTACTGAAATTAGTAAATTATCCATTTTCATTTCACCCATAAAAATGATTTAACAATAAATTTATGCATATTTGCctttttaaacataagaaaaaaagagCGAAAATTCCAGAATTTGCCGGCCGTCGTCGAACTCGTTTTCCGGCgtcaaaattcaactttttttttctctccggCGAACTCTTTGCCCATCACTTCCCGGTTTAATTGTAAGTTTTCACTTTACGCATaatcttcttttttctctcaTGAACTCGAAAGCCCTAAAACCCTTCCCCTGTCAATTTTATCAACAGACAACAGGCACGACGAATTGTTAATTCGCTTGAATTGCTTTTTTGTGCAATTGAAGGTTTCAAATTAGTACTGAACTTTCAGTTTATCGATCTAATCCTATTGCTTAATCCGCCTTTTTTGGTAT
Proteins encoded:
- the LOC107032316 gene encoding E3 ubiquitin-protein ligase SGR9, amyloplastic-like, yielding MIEHQKSLEAIVMEVLSTLTPLQLTKFTHHFSSLYHHNRHRIFSLLSSPILFSLTLNHLNSLSLHRKSLLIARYLLSKLAILAYSMEKNTILLPSSSTITMSLRDVDVVLMLLLLCELRQHEPGALDNAPLSCWRNILRDYMAKDMLKLSGIESCCGEVIIKFIELVAKCKNFVNVMAYDINGGDQGRSYGISDSITDERKDKKKLAASVSVVVALPSSNGGGNDQCVICKEEMNLGRDVCKLPCDHFYHWKCILPWLKKNNTCPCCRFQLPSDDVFAEIQRLWDVLAKISCDACHVVN